Proteins encoded in a region of the Podarcis muralis chromosome 2, rPodMur119.hap1.1, whole genome shotgun sequence genome:
- the IL17B gene encoding interleukin-17B, producing MEWASKLMVFCAICLSFTLDASRETKEQSKGAKGKKRGSAKAKVQHLKAQESSPDPVLRVNPEASTDYTLVEDYERSIHEMVSQLRNSSESLESKCQVNLRLWMSNKRSLSPWAYRINHDAARIPANIPEAHCLCAGCINPFTMQEDRTMVSIPIHSKIPVRRLLCEPSNPSRKKKKRCRKEYKTVMETIAVGCTCIF from the exons ATGGAGTGGGCTTCAAAACTG ATGGTTTTCTGTGCTATCTGCCTTTCCTTCACACTTGATGCCTCCAGAGAAACAAAAGAGCAAAGCAAGGGAGCTAAAGGAAAGAAGAGAGGATCAGCAAAAGCCAAGGTTCAGCACCTGAAGGCTCAGGAATCCTCACCTGACCCGGTGCTGAGAGTAAACCCAGAGGCTTCCACAGACTACACCCTTGTGGAGGATTATGAGCGGAGCATCCATGAGATGGTTAGCCAGCTGCGGAATAGCTCCGAGTCCCTGGAGAGCAAGTGCCAGGTCAACCTGAGGCTCTGGATGTCCAACAAGAGGAGCCTGTCTCCGTGGGCCTACAG GATCAACCACGACGCAGCACGAATCCCAGCCAACAtcccagaggcacactgcctgtGTGCTGGGTGCATCAATCCCTTCACCATGCAGGAAGACCGCACCATGGTCAGCATCCCCATCCACAGCAAAATCCCAGTGCGCCGACTGCTGTGTGAGCCAAGCAACCCCagccggaagaagaagaagaggtgccgCAAGGAGTACAAGACCGTGATGGAGACCATTGCTGTGGGCTGCACTTGCATCTTCTGA